One window from the genome of Roseomonas haemaphysalidis encodes:
- a CDS encoding Bax inhibitor-1/YccA family protein, which yields MAFGQDFRTTGAPGWGRAATTDAAALDAGLRAYMLRVYNWMASGLLVTAIVAFAIANTGAAELFYNVVRTPRGIATQPTMLGMIAIFAPLAFVLVLSFGVNRMSKSTVQMLFWAFCAVMGASMANIFRVYVGTSVASTFVTTAGMFAAISLYGYTTKRDLTKLGSFMMMGLIGIIIAGLVNMFVGSGMLAFVISVLGVVIFTGLTAYDTQRIKADYIEYAYAEGTDLAAKRSVFDALGLYLNFINLFQLLLQFMGVRNQE from the coding sequence ATGGCCTTTGGTCAGGACTTTCGCACCACGGGCGCGCCCGGTTGGGGCCGCGCCGCGACCACCGATGCCGCCGCCCTGGATGCAGGGCTGCGGGCCTACATGCTGCGCGTCTACAACTGGATGGCGTCCGGCCTGCTGGTAACGGCGATCGTCGCCTTCGCCATCGCCAATACCGGCGCGGCCGAGCTGTTCTACAACGTCGTCCGCACCCCGCGCGGCATCGCCACCCAGCCGACCATGCTGGGCATGATCGCCATCTTCGCGCCGCTCGCCTTCGTCCTCGTGCTTTCCTTCGGCGTCAACCGGATGAGCAAGTCGACGGTGCAGATGCTGTTCTGGGCCTTCTGCGCCGTGATGGGCGCCAGCATGGCCAACATCTTCCGCGTCTACGTGGGCACCTCGGTGGCGTCCACCTTCGTGACCACGGCCGGCATGTTCGCCGCCATCAGCCTCTACGGCTACACCACGAAGCGTGACCTCACGAAGCTGGGCAGCTTCATGATGATGGGCCTGATCGGCATCATCATCGCGGGCCTGGTGAACATGTTCGTCGGCAGCGGCATGCTGGCCTTCGTCATCAGCGTGCTGGGCGTGGTGATCTTCACCGGCCTTACCGCCTATGACACCCAGCGCATCAAGGCCGACTACATCGAGTACGCCTATGCCGAGGGCACCGACCTCGCCGCCAAGCGCAGCGTGTTCGACGCGCTGGGCCTGTACCTGAACTTCATCAACCTGTTCCAGCTGCTGCTGCAGTTCATGGGCGTCCGCAACCAGGAATAA